CCCCGACCTGCTGGTCGTCGTCGGGCCGGCCGAGGAGAGCGGGCGCGGGCCGTTCCCGGAGGGGACGCCGGGCTCCTTCCGCGGGTTCGGTGTGGACCTCGACGTGCGCCTCGGGGGAGGGGCGTCGCCTGCCGGGTCGCCGGAGCGTCCGCTTCCGCCCTCGCTCGCCGTCGCCGCCTGGCTGCTGGAGCGCACGGGCTGGTCCGACGCCCCCGTCGAAGGCCTTGGAGTGGGGGAACCTCTCGAGGTCGAGCGGTGCGTCCAGGCCGGGGCGGGGATCGTCGCTCGGGCCGACCGGGTGGCCCTGCTGGTGATGGGCGACGCCAGCGCGTGCCGGACGCTCAAGGCACCCGGCTATCTCGACGAACGCGCGGCGGGCTTCGACGCGGAGGTCGCGCGGGCGCTGGGTACGGCGGACGTGGCGGCCCTGAAGGCGCTGGACGCCGAGCTGGCGTACGAACTGAAGGTCTCGGGGCGGGCCCCCTGGCAGGTCCTCGCGGGCGCGGCCGAGGGCGCGGATCTGGGCGGG
This portion of the Streptomyces mirabilis genome encodes:
- a CDS encoding class III extradiol dioxygenase subunit B-like domain-containing protein; its protein translation is MLVAAAVCPCPPLLVPEVAAGAAPELAAARAACTDALGVLAASRPDLLVVVGPAEESGRGPFPEGTPGSFRGFGVDLDVRLGGGASPAGSPERPLPPSLAVAAWLLERTGWSDAPVEGLGVGEPLEVERCVQAGAGIVARADRVALLVMGDASACRTLKAPGYLDERAAGFDAEVARALGTADVAALKALDAELAYELKVSGRAPWQVLAGAAEGADLGGALLYEDAPYGVGYLVAAWS